One part of the Corynebacterium sp. CNCTC7651 genome encodes these proteins:
- a CDS encoding polysaccharide deacetylase family protein, with product MNRVAQAAAAALCSLALLVPVAQPAAALSRVGQFSSTSSDAVHNAWRQGFQALPPQLRGAIPRELRPAEPAPQPAPPPAPEVGVERPAEPVPDLCVNCVAITFDDGPVAITDTLLDILKEKNAQATFFVVGGNANANPKIMQRMRDEGHTIGNHTYTHPHLPKLNEDAIGKQLDDTNRAIENTTGQTPHWMRPAYGEYDSRVVAASGNRGLAVAIWDVDTSDWKHRNPDKTCTLAVEGSKPGSVILMHDIHKPTVDAVPCVIDGLRAKGLRPVSLDKLIPNPQAGTVYTRR from the coding sequence ATGAACCGCGTCGCTCAAGCTGCAGCCGCTGCGCTGTGCTCGCTCGCACTCCTGGTACCCGTGGCGCAGCCTGCTGCGGCCCTGTCGCGCGTCGGACAGTTTTCCTCCACGAGTTCGGACGCGGTGCACAACGCGTGGCGCCAGGGCTTCCAGGCCCTGCCTCCACAGCTCCGCGGCGCCATCCCGCGCGAGCTGCGGCCGGCAGAGCCCGCCCCTCAGCCGGCGCCGCCGCCGGCGCCGGAAGTGGGAGTGGAGCGCCCAGCTGAGCCGGTGCCGGACCTGTGCGTGAACTGCGTGGCCATCACGTTCGACGACGGCCCGGTGGCCATCACAGACACCCTGCTCGACATCCTGAAGGAAAAGAACGCGCAGGCCACCTTCTTCGTCGTCGGCGGCAACGCTAACGCCAACCCGAAGATCATGCAGCGCATGCGGGATGAGGGCCACACCATTGGCAACCACACGTACACCCACCCGCACCTGCCCAAGCTCAACGAGGACGCAATCGGAAAACAGCTCGACGACACGAACCGCGCCATCGAAAACACCACGGGCCAAACCCCGCACTGGATGCGCCCGGCCTACGGCGAGTATGACTCGCGCGTAGTCGCGGCCTCCGGCAACCGCGGCCTGGCGGTGGCGATCTGGGACGTAGACACCAGCGATTGGAAGCACCGCAACCCTGACAAGACCTGCACGCTCGCGGTGGAGGGGTCTAAGCCCGGTTCGGTCATCCTCATGCACGATATTCACAAGCCCACCGTGGATGCGGTGCCCTGCGTCATCGACGGGCTGCGTGCAAAGGGCCTCCGCCCAGTGAGCTTGGACAAGTTGATCCCGAACCCGCAGGCCGGCACGGTGTACACACGCCGCTAA
- the metK gene encoding methionine adenosyltransferase, with amino-acid sequence MSVTPVSDASVGSYYRLFTSESVTEGHPDKICDAISDSILDDMLSQDPASHVAVETLVTTGQVHVVGEVRTEAYSNIAKIVRDKLVQIGFTSSEVGFDGATCGVNVAIGDQSEEISQGVTQSQEARANAEVEDVEQSGAGDQGLMFGYATNETPEYMPLPISTAHRLSRRLSQVRHDGIVTGLRPDGKTQVTFAYDGETPVHLDTVVISTQHDPDFTGEALENALRTEVLEWVIRDAGLERFYNEDTKLLVNPSGSFVVGGPMGDAGLTGRKIIVDTYGGMARHGGGAFSGKDPSKVDRSAAYAMRWVAKNIVAAGLADRVEVQVAYAIGRANPVGLYVETFGTAAEGQTNESIQQAVEKVFDLRPDAIIRELDLRRPIYAQTAAYGHFGRTDVDLPWERLNKVDDLKAAAGV; translated from the coding sequence TTGTCTGTAACCCCCGTATCTGATGCCTCCGTGGGCTCGTACTACCGCCTGTTTACCAGCGAGTCCGTCACCGAGGGCCACCCGGACAAGATCTGCGACGCGATCTCTGACTCCATCCTGGACGACATGCTCTCGCAGGACCCGGCCTCCCATGTGGCGGTGGAGACGCTGGTGACCACGGGTCAGGTGCACGTGGTGGGTGAAGTACGCACGGAGGCGTACTCCAACATCGCCAAGATTGTGCGCGACAAGCTGGTGCAGATCGGCTTCACGTCCTCCGAGGTGGGCTTTGACGGCGCGACGTGCGGCGTGAACGTGGCAATCGGTGACCAGTCCGAGGAGATTTCGCAGGGCGTCACCCAGTCGCAGGAGGCCCGCGCCAACGCGGAGGTGGAGGACGTGGAGCAGTCCGGCGCCGGTGACCAAGGCCTCATGTTCGGCTACGCCACAAACGAAACCCCGGAATACATGCCGCTGCCGATCTCTACCGCGCACCGTCTGTCTCGGCGCCTGTCCCAGGTGCGCCACGACGGGATTGTGACTGGCCTGCGCCCGGACGGCAAGACACAGGTGACGTTCGCATACGACGGTGAGACCCCGGTCCACCTGGACACGGTGGTGATTTCCACCCAGCACGACCCCGACTTCACGGGTGAGGCGCTGGAAAACGCGCTGCGTACCGAGGTGCTGGAGTGGGTGATCCGCGATGCCGGCCTGGAGCGCTTCTACAACGAGGACACGAAGCTGCTGGTTAATCCGTCCGGCTCCTTCGTCGTCGGCGGCCCGATGGGTGACGCGGGCCTGACCGGCCGCAAGATCATCGTGGACACGTACGGCGGCATGGCCCGCCACGGCGGCGGTGCGTTCTCCGGCAAAGACCCCTCAAAGGTGGACCGCTCCGCAGCGTACGCAATGCGGTGGGTGGCCAAGAACATCGTGGCCGCAGGCCTTGCGGACCGCGTTGAGGTGCAGGTGGCGTACGCCATCGGCCGCGCGAACCCGGTGGGTCTGTATGTAGAGACCTTCGGCACCGCGGCTGAGGGGCAGACGAACGAGTCCATCCAGCAGGCCGTGGAGAAGGTTTTCGACCTGCGCCCGGACGCGATCATCCGCGAGCTGGACCTGCGCCGCCCGATCTACGCGCAGACTGCGGCTTACGGCCACTTCGGCCGCACCGACGTTGACCTGCCGTGGGAGCGGCTGAACAAGGTCGACGACCTGAAGGCTGCGGCGGGCGTCTAG
- the gmk gene encoding guanylate kinase, with the protein MAEDTSRGRLVVLAGPSAVGKSTVVQRLRSDVPDLYFSVSMTTRAPRPGEVDGRDYFFVSPAQFQDRIDAGEMLEWADIHGGLQRSGTPAGPIREALAAGQPVLVEVDLEGARNIKRLMPEAATVFLAPPSWEILVQRLTGRGTETEDVIARRLETAREELNAQGEFDSVVVNDDVERAVAAIAEILKNQ; encoded by the coding sequence GTGGCAGAGGACACGTCCCGCGGCCGGCTTGTTGTTCTTGCGGGCCCGTCTGCGGTGGGGAAATCCACCGTGGTGCAGCGCCTGCGCAGCGACGTGCCGGATCTCTATTTCTCCGTGTCCATGACCACCCGCGCCCCGCGGCCTGGTGAGGTGGACGGCAGGGATTACTTCTTTGTCTCGCCCGCACAGTTCCAGGACCGGATTGATGCGGGGGAGATGTTGGAGTGGGCCGACATTCACGGTGGCCTGCAGCGCTCCGGCACTCCCGCCGGCCCGATCCGTGAGGCGCTTGCCGCAGGGCAACCCGTCCTGGTGGAGGTCGATCTTGAGGGTGCACGCAACATCAAGCGCCTGATGCCGGAGGCTGCCACCGTGTTCTTGGCGCCGCCGTCGTGGGAGATTTTGGTGCAACGGCTGACCGGCCGCGGTACCGAGACGGAGGATGTGATTGCGCGCCGGCTTGAGACGGCCCGCGAAGAGCTGAACGCGCAGGGCGAGTTTGACAGCGTTGTGGTGAACGACGATGTGGAGCGTGCCGTGGCCGCGATCGCGGAGATTCTCAAGAACCAATAA
- the carB gene encoding carbamoyl-phosphate synthase large subunit, producing MKRDDLNHVMVIGSGPIVIGQACEFDYSGTQACRVLKEEGIRVTLVNSNPATIMTDPEFADATYVEPIEPGYIDKILAREAEKGHPVDAILPTLGGQTALNTAIKLDRMGILAKHGVELIGADIDAIERGEDRQKFKDIVEKVGGESARSRVCYTMEEIEETVAELGFPCVVRPSFTMGGLGSGLAYNMDDLHRIAGDGLAASPEANVLIEESILGWKEMELELVRDKDDNCITIATIENVDAMGVHTGDSVTVAPVLTMTEPEVTKMIEQGKAIIREVGVKTGGCNLQFAINPEDGRMIVIEMNPRVSRSSALASKATGYPIAKVAVRLAIGYTLDEIANDITGGELTALSEPTLDYVIAKMPRFAFEKFPGSDETLGTSMKAVGEAMGIGRNYIQSLNKVMRSMEDKPSGFWTKPDEYLAGERATDVAAVLEDLKVPTDKRMYDVELALRLGASIDEVYRDSGIDPWFLAEVEALVEFRQVLIDAPVLDAELLREAKAYGLSDAQIAALRPELAGEDGVRTLRWSLGIHPTYKTVDTCAGEVEATTPYLYSAYELDPDAESEEGLTSDGTKDKVIILGSGPNRIGQGIEFDYSCVHAALELSRVGYETVMVNCNPETVSTDYDTADRLYFEPLTFEDVMEIYRAESATGNVAGVIVQLGGQTPLGLAQKLADAGVPVVGTTPEAIDMAEDRGEFGKVLDAAELPAPAYGTATSFEEARKVAAGIGYPVLVRPSYVLGGRGMEIVYDEDSLHDYIDRATELSPDHPVLVDRFLDSAIEIDVDVLCDGEQVYLGGVMEHIEEAGIHSGDSACALPPMTLGPDDIDKVRRSAEALAHGIGVKGLMNVQFALKDDILYVIEANPRASRTVPFVSKATGVHLAKAASRVMMGATIDELKAEGLIPSAYDGGSLPLEHPIAVKEAVLPFSRFRTAQGKVLDTILGPEMKSTGEVMGLAPSFGVAFAKAEAAAFGELPTEGTVFVSVANRDKRTLIFPIQRLYTMGFNVVATAGTAQMLRRNGIECETVLKASEVRDGADGKSIVDRITDGEIDLILNTPAGSAGARHDGYDIRAAAVAAGVPIMTTVQGVTAAVQGIEALRGNEVTVTSLQELDHTGEQ from the coding sequence ATGAAGCGCGACGATCTCAACCACGTCATGGTAATCGGCTCCGGCCCGATCGTCATTGGCCAGGCCTGCGAGTTCGACTACTCCGGCACCCAGGCATGCCGCGTGCTCAAAGAAGAAGGCATCCGGGTCACGCTGGTCAATTCCAACCCGGCGACGATTATGACGGACCCGGAGTTCGCGGACGCCACCTACGTCGAGCCGATTGAGCCCGGGTACATCGACAAGATCCTCGCCCGCGAGGCTGAGAAGGGTCACCCGGTGGACGCGATCCTGCCGACTCTCGGCGGCCAGACGGCGTTGAACACCGCGATCAAGCTGGACCGCATGGGCATCCTGGCCAAGCACGGCGTGGAACTCATCGGCGCGGACATCGACGCGATCGAGCGGGGCGAGGACCGCCAGAAGTTCAAGGACATTGTGGAGAAGGTCGGCGGCGAGTCTGCCCGCTCCCGCGTCTGCTACACCATGGAGGAGATTGAAGAGACCGTCGCGGAGCTCGGCTTCCCCTGCGTCGTGCGTCCCTCGTTCACCATGGGCGGCCTCGGCTCCGGTCTGGCCTACAACATGGATGACCTGCACCGCATCGCGGGCGACGGCCTCGCCGCCAGCCCCGAGGCGAACGTCCTGATCGAGGAATCCATCCTCGGGTGGAAGGAAATGGAGCTCGAGCTCGTCCGCGACAAGGACGACAACTGCATCACCATCGCCACCATTGAGAACGTGGATGCGATGGGCGTGCACACCGGTGATTCCGTCACCGTGGCCCCGGTGCTGACCATGACCGAGCCGGAAGTGACCAAGATGATCGAGCAGGGCAAGGCGATCATCCGCGAAGTGGGTGTGAAGACCGGCGGCTGCAACCTGCAGTTCGCCATCAATCCCGAAGACGGCCGCATGATCGTCATCGAAATGAACCCGCGCGTCTCCCGCTCCTCAGCGTTGGCATCGAAGGCCACCGGCTACCCGATCGCGAAAGTAGCTGTGCGCCTGGCCATCGGCTACACCCTCGACGAGATTGCCAACGACATCACCGGAGGCGAGCTCACCGCGCTGAGCGAGCCGACGCTGGACTATGTCATTGCCAAGATGCCGCGCTTCGCGTTCGAGAAGTTCCCGGGTTCAGATGAGACGCTGGGCACTTCCATGAAGGCCGTCGGCGAAGCGATGGGCATCGGCCGCAACTACATCCAGAGCCTGAACAAGGTCATGCGCTCTATGGAGGACAAGCCGAGCGGTTTCTGGACCAAGCCGGACGAGTACCTTGCCGGCGAGCGCGCCACCGATGTCGCCGCGGTGCTCGAGGACCTGAAGGTTCCCACCGACAAGCGCATGTACGACGTTGAGCTTGCGCTGCGCCTAGGTGCCAGCATCGACGAGGTTTACCGTGACTCCGGGATCGACCCGTGGTTCCTCGCCGAGGTGGAGGCGCTGGTGGAATTCAGGCAGGTGCTTATCGACGCTCCCGTCCTCGACGCTGAGCTCTTGCGCGAGGCGAAGGCGTACGGTCTGTCCGATGCCCAGATCGCGGCGCTGCGCCCGGAGCTGGCCGGTGAGGACGGCGTACGTACGCTGCGTTGGTCGCTGGGCATCCACCCGACCTACAAGACGGTGGACACCTGCGCCGGCGAGGTCGAGGCGACAACCCCGTACCTGTACTCCGCCTACGAGCTGGATCCCGATGCTGAGAGCGAGGAGGGGCTGACCAGCGACGGTACGAAGGACAAGGTCATTATCCTCGGCTCCGGCCCGAACCGTATCGGCCAGGGCATCGAGTTCGACTACTCCTGCGTGCACGCGGCGCTGGAGCTTTCCCGCGTTGGGTATGAGACGGTCATGGTCAACTGCAACCCGGAAACCGTCTCCACCGACTACGACACGGCCGATCGTCTTTACTTCGAGCCGCTGACGTTCGAAGACGTGATGGAGATCTACCGCGCCGAGAGCGCGACCGGCAATGTCGCGGGCGTGATCGTGCAGCTTGGCGGCCAAACGCCGCTGGGTCTTGCGCAGAAGCTCGCCGATGCCGGCGTGCCGGTGGTGGGCACCACCCCGGAGGCGATCGACATGGCCGAAGACCGCGGCGAGTTCGGCAAGGTGCTCGACGCCGCTGAGCTGCCGGCCCCGGCCTACGGCACCGCAACTTCCTTCGAGGAGGCCCGCAAGGTGGCGGCCGGCATTGGTTACCCGGTGCTAGTTCGCCCGTCGTACGTGCTCGGCGGGCGCGGCATGGAGATCGTCTACGACGAGGACAGCCTGCACGACTACATCGACCGCGCGACCGAGCTCTCGCCGGATCACCCGGTGCTGGTGGACCGCTTCCTGGATTCCGCAATCGAGATCGATGTGGACGTGCTCTGCGATGGGGAGCAGGTTTACCTCGGCGGCGTGATGGAGCACATCGAGGAGGCCGGCATCCACTCCGGTGACTCCGCCTGCGCGCTGCCGCCGATGACGCTCGGTCCGGACGACATCGACAAGGTGCGTCGCTCCGCCGAGGCGCTGGCGCACGGCATCGGAGTGAAAGGCCTGATGAACGTCCAGTTCGCGCTGAAGGACGACATTTTGTACGTCATCGAGGCGAACCCGCGCGCGTCTCGCACCGTGCCGTTCGTGTCCAAGGCGACTGGCGTGCACCTGGCCAAGGCGGCGAGCCGCGTGATGATGGGGGCGACGATCGATGAGCTCAAGGCGGAGGGGCTTATCCCGAGCGCCTACGACGGCGGCTCCCTGCCACTCGAGCACCCGATCGCGGTCAAGGAGGCTGTGCTGCCGTTCAGCCGTTTCCGCACCGCCCAGGGCAAGGTTCTGGATACCATCTTGGGCCCAGAGATGAAATCCACCGGTGAGGTCATGGGCCTCGCCCCGTCGTTCGGTGTGGCTTTCGCCAAGGCTGAGGCAGCGGCGTTTGGTGAGCTGCCGACGGAGGGCACCGTGTTCGTCTCCGTGGCTAACCGCGACAAGCGCACGCTGATCTTCCCCATTCAGCGTCTGTACACCATGGGCTTCAACGTGGTTGCTACGGCGGGTACTGCGCAGATGCTGCGCCGCAACGGCATCGAGTGCGAGACCGTGTTGAAGGCCTCCGAGGTCCGCGATGGTGCCGACGGCAAGAGCATCGTCGACCGCATCACCGACGGCGAGATTGACCTGATCCTGAACACTCCGGCCGGCTCCGCCGGTGCGCGTCACGACGGTTACGACATTCGTGCCGCGGCAGTGGCGGCGGGTGTGCCGATCATGACCACGGTGCAGGGCGTGACCGCCGCCGTGCAGGGCATTGAGGCGCTGCGCGGCAACGAGGTCACCGTGACCAGCCTCCAGGAGCTCGACCACACGGGTGAGCAGTAA
- a CDS encoding carbamoyl-phosphate synthase domain-containing protein — MSNHRIPAVLVLADGTEFPGFAIGAGSTGAEAGTEAGAEEIEGTCTHTVDMFGYQREMTSPEREGQILVFAAPQIGNVGWNSEDSSGDGSITPAAVVVRDVSRIPSNFRSQRSLEEELRNQGVTGIRGVDTRKLVRHLSKTGPQQATIQIQEAK; from the coding sequence ATGAGCAACCACCGCATCCCTGCCGTGCTGGTCTTGGCCGACGGCACCGAATTCCCCGGCTTCGCAATCGGTGCGGGCAGCACCGGCGCTGAGGCCGGCACTGAGGCTGGCGCTGAGGAGATCGAAGGCACCTGCACCCACACCGTCGACATGTTCGGCTACCAGCGAGAGATGACCTCGCCGGAGCGTGAGGGCCAGATCCTGGTCTTCGCCGCACCCCAAATTGGCAACGTGGGCTGGAATAGCGAGGACAGCTCGGGCGATGGGTCGATTACTCCCGCGGCGGTGGTCGTGCGCGATGTCTCGCGCATCCCTTCGAATTTCCGCTCGCAGCGCAGCCTCGAAGAAGAGCTGCGCAACCAAGGCGTGACCGGCATCCGCGGCGTGGACACCCGCAAACTGGTCCGCCACCTTTCCAAGACCGGCCCCCAACAGGCCACCATCCAGATCCAGGAGGCCAAATAA
- the coaBC gene encoding bifunctional phosphopantothenoylcysteine decarboxylase/phosphopantothenate--cysteine ligase CoaBC, with protein MTLSETKGDTTAEYSVVVGVSGGIAAYKACHVVRDFKEQGCDVRVVPTPNALEFVGAATFEALSGNPVDTGVFTRVDEVQHVRVGQEADLVVIAPATADVMARIAAGRADDLLTATVLVATCPVVVAPAMHTEMWNNPATQANVATLRSRGITVLEPAHGRLTGKDSGPGRMLEPAQIADLARTVAETGAFGRGLEGKRVLISAGGTQENIDPVRYIGNRSSGRQGFALGEVAAQRGAKVTIVAGAVDELETPAGAEIVRVRSAREMQDAMLERVGDADVVIMAAAVADYRPEHEADSKLKKGIADDDLSTVRLVENPDILKSIVEKRDAGETDAVIVGFAAETDKPLEYGRAKLERKGADLLMVNSVAGGKVFGEARNQGWILGADGSTVEVEDGSKQVVAVRILDAVEALGGGEVVSLPS; from the coding sequence ATGACTCTGTCTGAGACCAAGGGAGACACCACTGCCGAGTACAGCGTCGTCGTTGGCGTTAGTGGGGGAATTGCGGCATACAAGGCGTGCCATGTGGTGCGCGACTTCAAAGAGCAGGGCTGCGACGTGCGAGTCGTGCCCACCCCGAATGCATTGGAGTTTGTGGGTGCCGCGACGTTTGAGGCACTTTCCGGCAACCCGGTAGACACTGGCGTGTTCACGCGCGTGGATGAAGTGCAGCACGTCCGTGTTGGCCAAGAGGCTGACCTTGTGGTGATCGCCCCGGCGACAGCGGATGTAATGGCCCGGATCGCGGCGGGGCGGGCGGATGACCTGTTGACAGCCACAGTGCTGGTTGCCACTTGCCCGGTGGTGGTCGCCCCAGCGATGCATACAGAGATGTGGAACAACCCGGCGACGCAGGCGAACGTGGCAACGCTGCGCTCGCGCGGCATCACTGTGTTGGAACCCGCGCACGGGCGTCTGACCGGCAAGGACTCTGGCCCTGGCCGGATGCTGGAACCAGCGCAAATTGCGGATCTGGCTCGCACGGTGGCGGAGACTGGCGCGTTCGGCCGGGGACTTGAAGGTAAGCGTGTGCTCATCAGCGCGGGCGGAACGCAGGAGAACATTGATCCTGTCCGCTACATCGGCAACCGCTCGTCCGGACGGCAGGGGTTTGCCCTTGGCGAGGTTGCGGCGCAGCGGGGCGCAAAGGTCACCATTGTCGCTGGTGCTGTGGACGAGCTGGAAACACCGGCCGGGGCGGAGATTGTGCGGGTGCGCTCCGCACGCGAGATGCAGGACGCGATGCTGGAGCGGGTGGGGGATGCGGACGTGGTCATCATGGCGGCCGCGGTTGCGGACTACCGGCCGGAGCACGAGGCCGACTCCAAGCTGAAGAAGGGCATCGCGGACGACGATTTGTCCACCGTGCGGTTGGTGGAGAACCCGGACATTTTGAAATCGATCGTCGAAAAGCGGGATGCGGGGGAGACGGACGCGGTGATTGTGGGGTTCGCGGCGGAGACAGACAAGCCCCTGGAGTACGGGCGCGCGAAGCTGGAGCGTAAGGGGGCGGACCTGCTGATGGTGAATTCTGTTGCCGGCGGCAAGGTCTTCGGCGAAGCGAGGAACCAAGGTTGGATCCTTGGCGCGGACGGGTCCACGGTTGAGGTGGAGGACGGATCGAAGCAGGTTGTAGCGGTGCGGATTCTGGATGCGGTGGAGGCGCTAGGCGGTGGCGAGGTCGTCTCATTGCCAAGTTAG
- a CDS encoding RtcB family protein codes for MRAPRRSGKASKKAAARTREAIAAIAAHTPAVINFASEVDDNTLAQAQNTASMPFVHPHVALMPDAHFGMGSSVGTVFGTIGAVIPAAVGVDIGCGMIGARTQFTAADLEGKQLEALRDAIERAIPLSPGNYNDWHIEGTAAERCKELALLADDTSVDLSHSKNWRQQLGSLGGGNHFIELCLDEEDRVWMFLHSGSRGVGNRIAQKHIAAAQEYVVRNWIPIPDPDLAYLVEGTPEFDSYIAELAWAQRFAYLNREEMLDRFATCLAEWMGTEVEIVERVNCHHNYTVEEEHYGKQVWLTRKGAVRAEEGQLALIPGSMGTASYVVAGKAYPPALRSAPHGAGRRYSRTEARKRFTADDLDARMQGIVYRPGEEWVDEIPDAYKEIDQVIADSADLIEVKHKLRQVLNVKGT; via the coding sequence ATGCGAGCCCCACGGCGCAGCGGCAAAGCCAGCAAGAAGGCCGCCGCGCGCACGCGCGAGGCAATTGCAGCCATCGCAGCACACACCCCGGCCGTGATCAACTTCGCGTCCGAGGTGGACGACAACACCCTGGCGCAAGCCCAGAACACGGCTTCCATGCCCTTCGTGCACCCCCACGTGGCCCTCATGCCGGACGCGCACTTCGGCATGGGCTCATCGGTGGGCACCGTCTTCGGCACCATCGGTGCCGTCATCCCCGCCGCCGTCGGCGTGGACATCGGCTGCGGCATGATCGGTGCCCGCACGCAGTTCACCGCCGCCGACCTTGAGGGCAAGCAACTTGAGGCGCTGCGCGACGCCATCGAGCGCGCCATCCCGCTCTCCCCCGGCAACTACAACGACTGGCACATCGAAGGCACCGCCGCGGAGCGCTGCAAGGAGCTTGCATTGCTTGCCGACGACACCTCCGTGGACCTTTCCCACTCCAAGAACTGGCGGCAGCAGCTGGGCTCATTGGGCGGAGGCAACCACTTCATCGAGCTGTGCCTGGATGAGGAGGATCGGGTGTGGATGTTCCTCCACTCGGGTTCCCGCGGCGTGGGCAACCGCATCGCGCAGAAACACATCGCGGCCGCGCAGGAGTACGTGGTGCGCAACTGGATCCCCATCCCGGATCCGGATTTGGCGTACCTGGTGGAGGGCACCCCGGAGTTCGACAGCTACATCGCCGAGCTGGCATGGGCGCAGCGCTTCGCCTACCTCAACCGGGAGGAAATGCTGGACCGCTTCGCAACCTGCCTGGCCGAGTGGATGGGCACGGAGGTGGAGATTGTGGAGCGGGTGAACTGCCACCACAACTACACCGTTGAGGAGGAGCACTACGGCAAACAGGTGTGGTTGACGCGGAAAGGCGCCGTCCGCGCGGAAGAGGGCCAGCTGGCGCTCATCCCGGGGTCGATGGGTACGGCATCCTACGTTGTCGCCGGCAAGGCGTACCCGCCGGCGCTGCGGTCCGCACCCCACGGCGCTGGCCGCCGCTACTCGCGCACGGAAGCGCGAAAACGCTTCACGGCGGACGATCTGGACGCGCGCATGCAGGGCATTGTGTACCGTCCGGGTGAAGAGTGGGTGGACGAGATCCCGGACGCATACAAGGAGATCGACCAAGTAATTGCGGATAGCGCGGACTTGATCGAGGTCAAGCACAAGCTTCGCCAGGTCCTCAACGTGAAGGGAACCTAA
- the mihF gene encoding integration host factor, actinobacterial type encodes MALPQLTDEQRKAALEKAAEARKQRAELKASLKRGETTLKDVLDKADTDEIVGKTKVSALLEAMPKVGKVKAREIMEELEIAQTRRLRGLGDRQRRALLERFGYSED; translated from the coding sequence GTGGCACTTCCACAGTTGACCGATGAGCAGCGCAAGGCAGCACTGGAGAAGGCGGCTGAGGCCCGTAAGCAGCGCGCAGAGCTCAAGGCGTCCCTGAAGCGCGGCGAGACCACCCTGAAGGATGTCCTGGACAAGGCTGACACCGATGAGATCGTCGGCAAGACCAAGGTCTCCGCTCTTCTTGAGGCTATGCCGAAGGTGGGCAAGGTGAAGGCTCGCGAGATCATGGAAGAGCTCGAGATCGCTCAGACCCGTCGTCTGCGCGGCCTGGGTGACCGTCAGCGTCGCGCTCTGCTGGAGCGCTTCGGCTACTCCGAGGACTAA
- the rpoZ gene encoding DNA-directed RNA polymerase subunit omega: MSQTTAEAPEAAQERVYDEPEGITAPPIDELLTKVSSKYALVIFAAKRARQINSFYQNSDEGVFEFIGPLVNPEPGEKPLSIALREIQAGLLEHEEGR; encoded by the coding sequence CTGTCGCAGACCACCGCCGAGGCCCCGGAGGCGGCGCAGGAGCGCGTCTACGATGAGCCGGAGGGCATTACCGCACCCCCGATCGATGAGCTGCTGACCAAGGTTTCGTCGAAGTACGCCCTGGTCATCTTCGCAGCTAAGCGCGCTCGCCAGATCAACAGCTTCTACCAGAACTCGGACGAGGGTGTCTTTGAGTTCATCGGCCCGCTGGTTAACCCGGAGCCGGGCGAGAAGCCCCTCTCCATCGCGCTTCGCGAGATCCAGGCGGGCCTCCTCGAGCACGAAGAAGGCCGCTAA
- the pyrF gene encoding orotidine-5'-phosphate decarboxylase has translation MAASFGERLIAAGEQRRRLCVGIDPHAKLLTQWGLPDSADGVRTFALTCVEAFADVVAVVKPQVAFFERFGSQGFAVLEETLAALRETGTLSIADAKRGDIGSTMAGYAAAWLAPGSPLEADAVTLTPYLGVGSLAPAVELAAEHGKGVFVMAANSNPEAVEFQSATLGVPEAPTVAQFMVDECAALNAQFGASHVGVVVGATVDKHLALDELSGPVLMPGVGAQGATFEDADRLGGSRTELVFPSVSRSVLAHGPGVAELRKQAEELAGQRLSGGSI, from the coding sequence ATGGCGGCGAGCTTCGGTGAGCGTCTGATTGCCGCGGGTGAGCAGCGCCGCAGGCTGTGCGTGGGCATCGACCCGCACGCCAAGCTGCTGACCCAATGGGGCCTGCCGGATTCTGCGGACGGTGTACGCACTTTCGCGCTGACGTGCGTGGAGGCGTTCGCGGACGTTGTTGCGGTGGTGAAGCCCCAGGTGGCGTTTTTCGAGCGCTTCGGATCCCAGGGGTTCGCGGTGCTGGAGGAGACGCTCGCGGCGTTGCGCGAGACCGGCACGCTGAGCATTGCTGACGCAAAGCGCGGCGACATCGGATCCACCATGGCCGGATACGCCGCGGCGTGGCTCGCGCCGGGGTCCCCGCTCGAGGCTGATGCGGTGACGCTTACGCCGTACCTCGGCGTCGGCTCGCTCGCGCCCGCGGTGGAGCTGGCGGCCGAGCATGGCAAGGGCGTGTTTGTGATGGCCGCCAACTCTAACCCGGAGGCTGTGGAGTTCCAATCGGCTACGCTGGGCGTGCCGGAGGCGCCGACCGTTGCACAGTTCATGGTGGACGAGTGCGCGGCGCTAAATGCGCAGTTCGGGGCTTCGCATGTGGGCGTTGTGGTGGGAGCTACCGTCGATAAGCACCTTGCCCTGGATGAGCTTTCGGGGCCGGTGCTGATGCCCGGTGTCGGCGCGCAGGGGGCGACGTTTGAGGACGCGGATCGCCTCGGCGGGTCACGAACCGAGCTAGTGTTTCCGAGTGTGTCCCGGTCCGTGCTGGCGCATGGGCCCGGGGTGGCTGAGCTGCGGAAACAGGCGGAAGAGCTCGCTGGCCAGCGCCTTTCCGGCGGGTCTATTTAG